From Mya arenaria isolate MELC-2E11 chromosome 12, ASM2691426v1, the proteins below share one genomic window:
- the LOC128211664 gene encoding putative nuclease HARBI1 produces the protein MAAPRRLRMALLEHELAQVRFQYNLVLAAILEAAERERQRARRRERRWWVREFILRRPLFGQYETLMKELEAEHAADFKAFLRMEPQMYYELLNRVGPRITKSTTHRTPLDPGLKLAITLRFLATGSRYHDLAFAFRVPHNTIALFIPEVCQAIYDVYEDEMWATPQTEDEWRPVAEGFGDRWNFPHSCGAIDGKHVAIKKPPKSGSLYYNYKGFFSIVMLAVVDSNYKFIWVDVGSPGSCSDAGIFNRSRLEPGLREGTIGHPNRIRCLMTTGTHPTTWSETTPSPFGNTC, from the exons ATGGCTGCACCGAGGAGACTTCGAATGGCACTGCTCGAACACGAACTGGCTCAAGTAAGGTTCCAGTACAACCTGGTCCTGGCGGCAATACTAGAAGCCGCCGAGAGGGAGCGACAGAGGGCCCGCAGAAGAGAAAGACGCTGGTGGGTGCGAGAGTTTATCCTACGCAGACCCCTTTTCGGCCAGTACGAGACTCTCATGAAGGAACTCGAGGCCGAGCACGCTGCCGACTTCAAAGCCTTCCTCCGCATGGAGCCACAGATGTACTATGAGTTGCTTAACCGAGTTGGCCCCCGCATTACCAAGAGTACAAC GCATCGAACCCCCTTGGACCCTGGACTGAAGCTGGCAATCACCTTGAGGTTTTTGGCGACCGGAAGCAGGTACCACGATCTTGCGTTTGCGTTTCGTGTCCCACACAACACCATCGCCCTTTTCATCCCCGAGGTGTGTCAGGCCATCTACGACGTATACGAGGATGAGATGTGGGCCACTCCCCAGACAGAGGATGAATGGCGCCCGGTGGCCGAGGGATTCGGAGACAGGTGGAACTTCCCCCACTCTTGTGGCGCGATCGATGGGAAGCACGTCGCAATCAAGAAGCCCCCCAAGAGTGGCTCACTCTACTACAACTATAAAGGCTTCTTTTCTATCGTCATGCTTGCGGTGGTAGACTCGAACTACAAGTTCATCTGGGTGGATGTGGGGTCACCAGGGTCGTGTTCCGATGCCGGCATCTTTAACCGGTCGCGGCTAGAGCCAGGTCTTCGTGAGGGAACGATCGGACACCCCAACCGGATTCGCTGCTTAATGACGACCGGGACACACCCTACTACATGGTCGGAGACGACGCCTTCCCCCTTCGGCAATACATGTTAA